Part of the Nicotiana tabacum cultivar K326 chromosome 20, ASM71507v2, whole genome shotgun sequence genome, gaacaatactcttcaaattcccttaaagtgtactcacctccattgtcacttcggaggcgctttagctttcgacccgtctccctttctactagagcatgaaatttctggaaaacttgaaacacctgatctttggttttcaaaatataaacccataattttcgtgaagcatcatcaataaaagtaacaaaatatttgttaccgcccattgattcaatttccattgggctgcaaacattagaatatactaaatcaagtatattcaattttctttcagacgatgtctgaaatgagactctatgctgcttaccaaataaacagtagtcacaaggttttacagttgtacctttggcataagaaatgagtgatttcttggcaagaatctgcaatcccttctcgctcatatgacccattcttttgtgccataaatctacagaaatctcatcttgtgccgcgttcaattcaccttggcatatttctacatttgtcctgtacaacgtgccgcGAGCAaatccctttgcaatcaccaatgatcccttagtgagtctccacttttgatttgcaaaataactctcgtatctatctcggtctaaagcaattcccgagatcaagttcatccgcaaatcaggtacatgccgcacatcctttagaaccaatgtgcatccgacatttgtcttgatacaaatgtcaccaatccccgcaatatttgagtaacttgtgttacccattttcactgtgccgaaatcacctgctacatatctgcaaaaaaagatctcttaccggtgtggcatggtgagatgctgctgtgtcaaccacccattccgactctggacctgacaggtgcatgcattcctcttcctcatttataaagaggacaacattatcattattttgcaccatggcggctgtgttatcgtcattcttctggccactggtttcacctttgcccttccttggatttgggcaatctcttttgaagtgacctggttgattacagttgtagcaatttctgactcttgatttggatcggttctttgacttcccacgagctccggatctaccatagttgttcgaactcctttgataactcctgcctctaccttctgtgatgagagcctgtccttgattttcaggcttctttctcatcttctcattgagtagaagagccgatgtgacatctttcaactcaatactagtcttaccgtgcaggatggttgttgccaaattatcgtacgaagatggcaacgagttcaatagcaagatggctttatcttcttcctcgattttcactccgaggttggcaagctgtgtgattagtccgttaaacacatttaaatgtgacaaaaaattcgtaccttcactcatgtgtagggcgtataactgcttcttcaggtacaatttatttgtcagcgttttggacatgtataggctttccaaccttgtccaaattccacgtgcagtgccttcatcaatgatgttatttaccacatcatctgataagtgcaacctaattgcactagcagctctttcatccaagtcagctcaatcctcagctttcatggtatcaggctttttggaatcaacatctagaaccttgtgtaatccttgttggatgagcagatctctcatccttctttgccatgttgagaaaccgttatctccgttgaattttgctacctcgtactttactccggacatttttatttttcaccaagtatagtactaccgacagtgaatagtatttcagtgaacgagcagaacctgtgctctgataccagttgttgggaataaaccccttaccaaaataatattcacggtaataaagcggaataataatgtagcaccgagatacggtaattaacaagaataaaagagtaacaatgacaccaagatttttacgtggaaaacccttctgaataagggaaaaaaccacgaccccgagaggagcaactgatatcactatagtaaggaattttacactttgtaggtcggagataaatactccaaagaccactacaacactcaaaagaaatagcCCTTTTTTGATATTcacacctcactacaatatcgctcactctctattttcctcacagactattttcttataccttgtctgtgaaacctcactctttctttctttctttgttggtgtgaagaaatgagagttgaagctctccttttatagccaaagcttcaccctctaaagcctacaatatttgacaatttacacacacttttcacaattcaacaaagttgcctaccaaaccaaagaaattcaacaaggttggctaccaaaccaaactaattcaacaaggttggctaccaaccaaaccaagtcaacaaggttggctaccaaaccaaagaaaactcttattaggcacatgcctaatacttcttcaatgagatggacatcatcagtaacatgtgttgatttatattaatttgaggtgtttttatgtgtaggaatgatcCGGGAACAATTGGGTAGAGCCAAAACGAACGAAAACAGGAAAATTAAAATTTGCAGCGCTACAGGCAGTGCCTAGCCCTACCTCTGGCGCCAGAAACAGAAACTCCAAATTGGCAGCGCCATGTAGGGCGCCTGGCACTAGGCAGGGCGTTGATGGCGTGAAACTTGTCCAAATTCGCCCGGGAGACGGTTATTTCGGCCCAAGACCCCCCTAACTCGTATAAAAGGAGCTCTAAACCTATTTTGGGAGATATCTAACATATTTTGAAGGGGATCCAATATACTTTGAAGGAGGATTCCCGTGGGGGAAcacacaccacgcttggaggaggcttctaactagtttttcttctcttctcttcctttgaTTTCATAGTTtcttagttctagagttttgggtgttACATGAACGTTGtggtttgaagcttgaattgtttttattattttatcatattggtttgtctattcaatcttgcgcttaattattttattgcttgattaccaattgaatactatctacgaatctaggattgaactcgggagagagaattctagattgcatataagattgagtagagcaagatcttaactctggggggaggggggggggatttgcggttaggataggaatatacctaatcgccttgcttgatTACTATACAAGAATTATTAATatgttcttgttaattctaattccataggaatatagacattagattagcttgaatatgcgagttgtacttcgggagaaggctacgagcaatgttaaccctgtcaaccaataaaccagataaattaattagacgaattaagtgaaaaactcaacgggattgttagctaacccatatctctagaatattcactcacattgaattcgtctCTATAATTCaccaacttgttttctttaatctcttaatttgttactctagattaaattaagttaaatattcatacattAGGAtttgcttgaatagattaattatttagtttaatttagctgatagttaatcacaagtcctcatGAGTACGATATTTGGaattacaatcctatattacttatCGACCACATATAtctgcgtgtgcgtttgggagcaacacgCTTCCCTAGTTAattattttacataatttgcTTCATTTGGACGTAAAGCCTAGTTGGGGGTAATAACGAATTAAGCTTCACCTTGCTAAGAAAAATGAAGTAAAAAGGATCTGAGTACTATTTTCTAGACATTataaaatgtaaattttattctatttttcttGGAATGGATATTGTACAGGACAAAGAAGTTCTATCGTAATTTTAAGATTGGACACAAGAGGAGATCAAAGCGTTAATTAATTCATATTTTCAGTTCATTAAATCTTCTAATCATGGTAAGTTAAAAATTAATTTGGTATAAATATCCGGTGCTGATAAGCATTTACAAAAAACAATATGTAACACTCACAAGTATATGTGATTGAAGGAAATACTAATGTATGACTACTTGCAATAGAAGAAAATTAAATTTGCATAATTAGTAGAAGCCACTTATTTTGGATGACAAAAGAACAAAAGGGTCACTGCTGCAACTTCTAACTAGAGAGCTCCAAACTTGAACAAAAAACAATATGCAGATTCAAGAATCTATGCTGTATTGAAGTAACcagaattatttttaaaaaaaaattaccctTTAACATAATTCAATCCACACCTTTCCCCATTTTTTATTTCCCTTTAAATTTGGTCAAAACTAGAGACATTTTCCTACATATCCAGCATTTCTGAATAGTGCCTGCTTTATGTCTTCTGCATTTGTAAATCCTCTCTGCTCCATTTCCTATCATCATCACCAAAAccatttgttttaattttaaagAGCGCAAACATTGAAATTAATACATCACATCACCAGATTAAATAATTTCAAGATAAGAAAACTTCTtcttttcacataacaaatacGTAGGGCATGTTATTTGTAGGTTCTAATTATCAATATATGCAATACTGGTGAAATATTAAAATTTGTTTGATTAATATTGTAAGCGAAAAGATGGTTTTTACCGATAAAtctttacctttttttttctacGTGAAACTTGTGTCCAACACAACTTATTTGTAAGTACACTTTTTCAACTTTAAATCTTAAGAGATCAGAATGATGAAGAATCATCGAGAAATCATCTATGTTTAAAGATTTCATAAAaacttttaaaagttaaaaataggTAATTGATATTTAAGTTTTATACCTCAAAGCAAGAAGCTTGCATTGCAAAATCATTGAAACAGCTGATAACACAATGTTGAGCCTCTAAACCTAAGGCGTCTAGTGTGGTCAATGTTGATAGCAAAAGATCAGACTTTCCTGCACAAGTAATCTCCACCCTTGTATCAATATTCCTCCTTTCCACATCAAACTGTAATAAAGCAATAGCAGAAACGATTACATGATCTTAGATCTAGAGTAAGTGAGTTCAAAACAAGTACTCCATAATCTAAGTATATGTATAAACATTTTAGTTTTTTTGTagagaaatatatatatagtccGAACAGAAAGTAATGAGTTCAATTCAGTTCACAAAACTAGCCTTAAACTCGCCTAAGCTCGAAAGAGCAGAGAGTGGGGAAGGGGGATTTTGTAGCAAATGGGAGCTCACCTTAGGTGAATTTCGGACAAATATTTCGATGGGTTTTTCATTCTTGAAAATGCTCATCAAGCTTAGTTGATTTGGCCCTAGTTCCATTTCTTCttgcaaattgttgattttctCAAGAAGCTCCTTCGTGTAGTCGATGGTGTCTCCAACGATTGACGTTCTGTCCATCTGTTAgaatcaaatatatatatgacATTATGTAAATAAACTTCAGAAATTAAAGAAGATGCATGCATGATATCCGAATTCTTGATTACATATGCATGGTATTGCAAATTCTAACATGAAAACGACTACTATGTCTCAATTCCAAGTGTACCAATTTTTACTGTCCATGTCGCCACTCTATTTAAATCTTGTCGTAGTCCAATATTATGAAAATTAGTTCCTTTAACGCTAAAAAATCTCCATATTTTCAACTAGCATATAAATCTCTTTATCAATAGGATTTGCATAGCTTACAGTCTACAGGGAAGGAGACAAGGACAAGGCACCGGACATATTGACGGACCTAGAGCATTGAATATGAGTTCCCGGGAACCCAGTAATTTTTACACGGCcttgtatttatattaagaaatctACCAAATTTTTGTAAATATCTAACTGTGAACTCAGTTATTATTACAtattaatttgagattattgtaaacTTCAAATCTAGGATCCGCCTCTGACCGGACATGTCCTACTCTCAACCTCCCATCCATTATTAGTAATCTTAATTCGCTTTTTCTATTCACTAGTAGACTGTGCTCTAACAACATATATATACTTAGTATattgaaaagaagtgaaaaaatttAGGATATATTTTTGTACCTTGCTAATCTTGGGAACAACTGATCTAAGCATGGAAAGACGATCATTGAGCCGTTTCCTTCTCCTTCTCTCAGCCATTAAATTCTTAGAAGGCTGCCCATTTAGCTTCTTTGTATTGACCTTTTTCTCAGGGCACAAGCTGCCAATGTTGAAAGTAGGGGCTGTTACTGCTGATTCTGTTCTCTCCAATTTACAAGCAAAATTTTCCACCTCCAAATCTTGTAATTGGGAAGTGAAAGGAGTGCCAAACCAGTTGTTGGAAGAATTAGTGAGCTCTAGCTGTGTGCTGTAAAATTCACTGATTAATGAATTATTCAGGTTTTGGTCAAATGAGTAATCCTCAAAAGAAgaggtagtagtagtagtagtacaaGGAAGAGGAATTGGAACAGCATTTTCCCCAAAACATTCATAATTCCAGCCATTATTGTAATATAAATCATTCATTTCTATGGGAAGAGATGTTTCCCGTGAGTCACTTCTTAGAGCTAGTAATAAGAAGCCATTGTCACTATAATATTCCATGTCTCTCTCTATTTCTAATTTTCTCTGCTCCCTTTTTCTTGAAAAGGGGGATGGAGGCTAGCTAATAATTTATGGACAAAAGTTGCACCTAATTTATAGGAAAAGAAAGGAGGTATAGTGGTTTTTCCTCCTTGATGTCACGGGCTAATTATGATGCATTAATTATTACCTAGAGCGTTAGACAAATGGAATCAGCTCCGCTTTTAGAAATAGATCGAAGTAGAGTTTTTAAAAATGacatctttttttttcgtttaatTATACTCACTAGTCTCACTAATTTAGATTTGTGTTGCTTAGAATTTTTCTTGCCCAAAATGTTTTTATGCTCAGAATTCGAATCTAAAATCTTTTATTAAGAGTCGAGGGATTTGACTCATCCCACCATACTGCTTTGATGATAAAATGGAATCATTagcttaattatattttttatttggaaAATTGTATTTGAACCTCATTTGGTTAATATTAATGTCACTGATTTGTCATTTGCTCcaatcaaaattttcaaaaaaatatttagatCATCTTTTCCAGTTTAATAATTCAACAATCGAAGTCATTGATCCGACTAGTTTAAATTCACGCTGAATTTGCCCACTAAAGGAGATAATTATATCAATTACGCATTGAATGTTTTCTATTCTTAACCCACCTATTAATTAGTACCTAATACTTATATATTTAATTGAGAAATCAAAAGGTTTAATTTGTTCAAATAGTAAATATCAGCTTTACAGGCTTTGGAAGCAGACAAATTAGGATCTTTGCTTGTAAGGTTAATTATGGACAAGTGTACTATGGGACAACAAATTTCTACCGATAGCACTTCATTTTGTAATGACACGCATTTGGTATATTTAATATTTcctttatgattttaaaaaaataaacatacCAAGTCTTTATGAATAAAGTAAAATGAATTAGACATAAAGAATGTATATTCTCAGTTGAATTTACGTCCTAAAGTTTTAGCAAATTCCTCTTTAGattgttaaaaaaaatgttaAACATTAGAAACATCCAAAGCCCTCTGCAGAATGAACAATGTTTAACCTTATCTTTTATGtaatttaaaactccaacttgttTTGTTTTTGGTAAACGTATTTTATCACTAAAATAAACCTTGAGCTCAGTTTATCTGTGGGCGACACGATTTCATGCCTTTTTCACCGCAATCTGGTTTTTGAAACTgagttaattaaaaaaaaaaagaattaatcaATTTACTTTAGGTTGTAGTACGAGAAGTTTGACATGTTAGGATAGACTATAAATCATGCATATTGTTATACTATTCTttatggaataattatttatttatttattcaattcaataaaattttattttaaatagatcatgtatttgttagtgtgtcctttgcttatatagtagatgattcagtatatagagtttagcttatacatgAAAGATTAAATCATCGATTCTTATAAGTAATAAAGtttatgttcacaatctaatgattgaattggacaaaccatcgaAATGGTTGTaccacaagattaaatataatttatcttgattatagGAACGATTTAATTCCGACTTCTTGTGCTattacattttgtatgtattgaaagGATCAAGTAGAGATTGACTTAATAAGataatttctctagtccattcaatgtacttatactcttaatttttatataataattattaGTTGTGtgtgttatttattattttgatttattaaaaggcgagattctttcgtgggccAATAAGCCTGCTAAATTagacaataataatatacattggcaaaataataattagttgatagaatccatgtctcgaattttgagattgatgatactcctttatgaaagcttataagttttttTGTGTAAACCCGGCCAATGACTTTTGTATCTGATatatgaaataagttaagtgaaagtctaaaggaagtaatcaataaattaaattgttagtaatttaatttaattgattagtatctgaattttaatatggggagttaaataagattttatggaagaattttataattgaactaaggagtgcaattataAATTTTTCGTGGAATAATACGTAATTATTATGGTAGAaattaatttcgaaattcaaaattaattccataatagggagccttgttaattaaattaagtGGTCCCTGCTGTGCCTAAAgaatagaaaataaaagaaactttttctttgtggaaaaaaaaaactcaacaCGCTTTGAAAAGGGATTTTACCCTAAAAACGTGACTATATATACATGGTATACCGTTGGCCATTTTTCTATACATTTTTCCTTTGAATTTCTCCCACTCAAAAATTTCTCTTTCCAGATATTacttgggtaacacagtagaagactatGAACTATTTTCTGGAGGTCGTGATCTTGCTACTCTGGAACTGGAGACCGAGATTGATCTActttgttcacgcttcaagaggtaacccgtaTAATCTACATATAtgctaattatttaatttacgTATGAATATGATATTGAAATTGCTTTCGCTGCGATATATAATCCAACAATTGTATCAGAGCCTACTCACGTctaattagataattaggatgATCATGAAAAAGGAAAATCATATTAATAAGCTAATTTtaaattacaaacaaaaattatttttctgaaaatttGCACTGCTCTATGCATCAATATTTGTTCCAAGAATTTTTTATTATTCTATAAATCATCTAATAtttgtttattattgattataatTGATAAGAATAATTTGAAAATTTCGTTAATCcgagaaaaacgcaaaaacttaTTGTTCGCTGAATTGGTTAGAAAATCAGAGGTTAACATATTGACagactccgattgacctgaaatttgaTAAGTCCGTGGGAAACGACCCACTAGTCAAATGAGCTTTGCTCATGAAATAAGCCATTTTCGGGCATTCGGAGTCATTTAGATGGTGTTTTGGGTGTTTTTCTAGTTTTCTGAaagtttatttaaaaaaaaattatttttaacttaGTGGTGGTATGGATCTTTCCTTAGGGTCTCCATGATTAAATTATGGTGATATAATGAATTTACTCGTTGACGTAGGTATTCATCCTTATCGGATAAATTCATTATAGGTATTCACTAGGTAATACTAGTTGCTGGTTACTTGTATTTACTCTTCATATGGGTATGCATGTTGGTTCAATGAGATTATTATCATGAATGTTGATATTCATTTGATTTAAATTAAcagtttactctccatctgagtaagGCATGTTTAAATTCACAGAATGAATAATCTGTCATTACATATGTATATTGCAAGAATAGCTCTTTTCCCATCGAAGCTTATTGTTCAAGGTGCATGGATTATATGTATGCAgtgtattttaaattttaatattcaatgaaATATGACCGATTTGATCTATTTGTTTAATTGTCTCTCATATTAACCATGACTGTTTTCAGTTCCCTTACTGCTATTCAGACTCAAAACAAACTTGAGAGTTCGAATTATGTTGATTGGAAATAAAACTTGGATATTGACCTAATTGCTGAAGAGTACAAATTTGTGCTTGATAAGGTATGTCCAAAAAAACTTAGAGAAGATGCTACAGATGATGAACAGAAAGCTTACCAAAAATGGGTTAAGGATGATGAGATGGCGTAGTGTTACATTTTGGCATCTATGTCGAATGTTCTATAACATCAGCATCAGTCTATGGAGTCTGTGTCTCGACCCAAATCCTAACCTATCGTTATGGCatctatcgatggtactaggcgcGACATTTCCAAAATACTTCCGATATTTAACAAAAAATGAATCAAGAAATTTTAAATAGGCAAAGTTTTCATAAACAGGGGTAAAACCCAAAATATTAGTGCGAAAAATAGCTcccaatatcggggtgtcaccgagTCCATGATCATCTATACATAATCAATCTAGAAATGAAACTTCTATAACAGTTTGAATCCAAATACAACGAAAgaaaagataaggaaggagaaaacAAGGACTGCAAATGCCAGGCAGCTTCCTCGCTATCTCTAACGGTCAGCTACGTGAAAAATCAATACCCTCCGCATCTAGAAACTCCtcgatctacacacgaagtgcagggtgtataGTGTGTACAACCAACTcggtaagtaacaataataaataaggaactgaaagatagtgacgagcgACACAGTTGTAATTCATTTTCAGTAGTCTCAACAAGGAATATAGACATGCTTCCTAAATCCGAaaattaagtcaaatcagtttgttTGTGCCATGTTCAACTAAAATCGAATAAAAATATCTTTCAGAAGTTATCAAAGTAGTGATATAAGGCAACTATGTGCAAGCACAATGAAATTAtatacagcctctcaaggcaataatcactcagtcctcccattcactccagcctcacagtcactcattcctcacgaTCACTCAGCACtaggcactcgcactcagtaggtacctgtgctcactaggggtgtgtacagatacCAGAGGGACTCCTAcaacccaagtgctatatcaaacCAATTATGGCATAAACAATAAAATATACTGcagcgtacggcccgatcccataaatatcctcacaaacaggccctcgacctcactcagtcatcaatctctgcagtctcttgggctctcaatgtcacgaccctaaacccgaacccggtcatgatggcgcctctcgtgaagacaagtccaGGCAACTATTCTCAATTCGATGTTAAACAATTAAACAGCAAGAaaacagtctaaaacatgatttaacaATACTAAGTAGTAGATAATATCTTAAATATGCGGAAggacaacccaacacagccctaaaccggggtgtcactagtcataagcatctataaaacctaaaACAAGTCTGAAAATtctacaaactattacaaatgtctgataagagatagaaatgGTAAAAAGGGAGAATGACTGCGAATGTCAACAACTATTTCATGGACTCCGATATCTGccaggagctctcaactcgcactagcaggatccgtaatgcctgaatctgcacacggggtacagggagtaaagtgagtactccaactcagtaagtaacaaatgtaaataaagactgaaagcaagaaatcacgtaaagcacaaagcattttataatgaagcagtaaaaccatttaaaaatagaaaatcggTGAAAGATATGTAAAATTCTTTAgctcaaatgtagtttcatgaaaagcctttttcaataattaagcaggaaattgacagtcaattatgaaaaataaacacataaaggttcgcccctcgggcacagtatcaacaaatccgcccctcaggcaacatctcagaatagtaccagccccttgtgcaatcacatagaacaataccagcccctcaggctcaaacacacatcacaatgggtattcgtgctcactgggggtgtacaaactcctagagggcccccttacggcccaagcgcaatatcaagccacctcgtggcatcatcactaggccctcggccttatatcaatGAGGCCACCCCGTGActtacatatctcaggcccttggcctcataatcagtatcaaatgtttcctcacaacataggccctcggccttacttagtcaaaatcctcacaagccactcgggaaGTAGTAAAATATGTTTCtcggcccaaaatatcatttaaaagatcatgtaagtgttaaaacagagtaaacatggttgagtacgaaaatagtgaaatataacatgactgagttcaagtataaagttcAAACAGTGAGCAAATACCactaaaaatccccgaagggttcaaatagttggcataaggcccaaatatggcattcaacccaaataatgatgatagcaaatagatttcagttaaatacgcggtaaaatagtcattcgggaaggaataagtcacaatccccacagtgcacgaccccacgctcgtcatcaagcgtgtgcctcacctcaatatagcactacgatgtgcaatcctgGGTTTCAAACcgtcagaacatcatttacaatcattactcacctcgaaccggtcaaatctctagctcgcgacgcctttgcccctcgaatagtTCTCCACtcacgtcaaatctatccaaaatcagaacgagggcgtccaaatatgctaagggaatgaaacccaatcgaaaataatcaaaatacgacacaaattccgaaattaccaaaacccgaccccgggcccatgtctcggaattcaataatttttacatcaatagattcctcatctccccacgagttcatacatatcaaaagttctgaaatccaacctcaaatggtccttcaaatccccaagCAAAGGTCTATGTTTCCAagtcctagttcttcaattttcacccttaatttccatgatttctagctctaatccgtgtaataatagcataggaacgagttttaggtccaaattccttacctcaatgaagtaaaaaaatggtgaaatagctcaaatatTGCGAAgaccacaatttatactttctgcccagtcatttttgCATCTGTGGCCAAATTACCGCTTCTGCAGAACCGTGTATGCGGCCAAATAACCGCTTATGTAGTTCCTCACTTAACCGCtaaaactgcttctgcggtcaacCTTCCGTATCTGCGATATCACAGATGCGGTCACCCTAACCGCTTCTGCGGGCGCTACTCATCAGGCCCTTTTTTGCTTCTGCGACTAAACGCCCGCACATGCGGcgttgcacctgcggtccccaatccgcaggtgcggaaataccagaagcaataaggttcagcagctgcaacaagtctcaaacctttccgtcaaccatccgaaatcccctcgaggcccccaggacctcaaccaaaagtataaacatatcctaataccttatttaaaattgtaccaatct contains:
- the LOC107781485 gene encoding transcription factor bHLH93-like; amino-acid sequence: MEYYSDNGFLLLALRSDSRETSLPIEMNDLYYNNGWNYECFGENAVPIPLPCTTTTTTSSFEDYSFDQNLNNSLISEFYSTQLELTNSSNNWFGTPFTSQLQDLEVENFACKLERTESAVTAPTFNIGSLCPEKKVNTKKLNGQPSKNLMAERRRRKRLNDRLSMLRSVVPKISKMDRTSIVGDTIDYTKELLEKINNLQEEMELGPNQLSLMSIFKNEKPIEIFVRNSPKFDVERRNIDTRVEITCAGKSDLLLSTLTTLDALGLEAQHCVISCFNDFAMQASCFEEMEQRGFTNAEDIKQALFRNAGYVGKCL